A single Echinimonas agarilytica DNA region contains:
- a CDS encoding MotA/TolQ/ExbB proton channel family protein translates to MKQLTKSIMFAAALTVSAGAAMPVMADNAQTLDQLLQQVKKDRISEKKVNKKREAEFLSDRSKMQSRLNKSESDLAASVQRGEDLKAAFSANEQTIVDKETELENAKGTLGEMFGVVRQASGEAVGRISTSVVSAQYPNRTQLLEKLSEAKKLPSLVELEDLWFALQTEMTESGKVVRFKTDVTKLDGNVVSEEIIRIGSFGLIGEEGFLRYDAENEQVQPLGRQPDSHMVSSTKSFLDVQSGLAPLYIDPSRGQILGLLTQKATLTERYHEGGVVGYIITAVLFIGLLIALERIIVLTLMGGKIRAQLKNLSNPSDKNPLGRILKVGQENKDADVETLELKLDEAVLRELPKIERGVSLIKIFAAIAPLLGLLGTVTGMIGTFQSITLFGTGDPKIMAGSISMALVTTAQGLIAALPLILAHSLAAGRAKTILSTLDERSAGIVAAHAEQEKA, encoded by the coding sequence ATGAAGCAACTAACTAAATCGATCATGTTTGCTGCTGCGTTGACAGTGTCTGCAGGTGCAGCAATGCCAGTGATGGCTGACAATGCTCAAACATTGGATCAACTTCTTCAACAAGTGAAGAAAGATCGTATTTCTGAAAAGAAAGTAAACAAAAAGCGTGAAGCTGAGTTCTTAAGTGATCGCAGCAAAATGCAAAGCCGTTTGAACAAATCAGAAAGTGATCTTGCTGCTTCTGTTCAACGTGGCGAAGACCTCAAAGCAGCTTTCTCTGCAAATGAGCAAACAATCGTCGACAAAGAAACTGAGCTTGAAAATGCGAAGGGTACTTTGGGCGAAATGTTTGGTGTTGTTCGTCAAGCTTCTGGCGAAGCCGTAGGTCGCATCTCAACTTCCGTTGTAAGTGCTCAATATCCAAACCGTACTCAACTGCTTGAGAAACTCTCTGAAGCGAAGAAGCTTCCTAGCCTTGTTGAACTCGAAGATCTTTGGTTTGCTCTGCAAACTGAAATGACTGAGTCGGGCAAAGTTGTTCGTTTTAAAACTGATGTGACCAAACTCGACGGTAACGTCGTGAGCGAAGAAATTATTCGTATTGGTTCTTTCGGTCTAATTGGTGAAGAAGGTTTCCTTCGTTACGATGCTGAGAATGAGCAAGTGCAACCATTGGGTCGTCAACCTGACTCTCACATGGTTAGCTCAACTAAGTCTTTCTTAGACGTACAGTCTGGCTTAGCTCCGCTATACATTGATCCATCACGTGGCCAAATCTTGGGTCTTTTGACTCAAAAAGCAACGTTGACTGAGCGTTACCATGAAGGTGGCGTTGTGGGTTATATCATCACAGCTGTGTTGTTCATTGGTTTGTTGATTGCTCTGGAGCGTATTATCGTTCTGACTCTTATGGGTGGCAAAATCCGAGCTCAATTGAAGAATCTTTCTAATCCAAGTGACAAGAACCCATTGGGTCGTATCTTGAAAGTTGGCCAAGAAAATAAAGATGCTGATGTTGAAACACTTGAGCTGAAACTCGATGAAGCTGTTCTTCGTGAATTGCCTAAGATTGAACGCGGTGTATCTCTCATTAAGATCTTTGCTGCTATTGCACCTCTCTTGGGTCTCTTGGGTACGGTGACAGGTATGATTGGTACATTCCAATCGATTACTCTGTTCGGTACTGGTGATCCTAAGATTATGGCTGGTTCAATCTCGATGGCGTTGGTGACAACGGCTCAAGGTTTGATCGCTGCATTGCCATTGATTCTTGCTCACAGCCTTGCTGCTGGTCGTGCTAAGACTATCTTGTCTACTTTAGATGAGCGTAGTGCTGGTATCGTAGCCGCTCACGCAGAGCAGGAGAAAGCCTAA
- a CDS encoding MotA/TolQ/ExbB proton channel family protein, with amino-acid sequence MLYLMDLWETVRDFVATGGDVLFVVAGALLLMWILMIERYWYLSWVFPTERKAIIAKWDARTDTTSWTAHRIRDYWIAEANDNLSARMIIIRTLVAMCPLIGLLGTVTGMIAVFEIMAVQGTGNPRLMASGISMATIPTMAGMVAALSGVFFSSRLEAKVKMAKASLVDSLPHH; translated from the coding sequence ATGTTATACCTGATGGACCTTTGGGAAACCGTCAGGGATTTCGTGGCGACTGGCGGCGATGTTTTATTCGTCGTTGCAGGAGCGCTCTTGTTAATGTGGATATTAATGATTGAGCGCTACTGGTATTTATCCTGGGTATTCCCAACTGAGCGAAAAGCAATTATCGCGAAGTGGGATGCGCGAACCGACACAACTTCATGGACTGCTCACAGAATCCGAGATTACTGGATTGCTGAAGCAAACGATAACTTGTCGGCTCGTATGATTATCATTAGAACGTTGGTAGCTATGTGTCCGTTAATTGGACTGTTAGGTACCGTGACCGGCATGATTGCAGTATTTGAAATCATGGCAGTACAGGGTACAGGTAACCCGCGTCTAATGGCCTCAGGTATCTCAATGGCCACAATCCCTACAATGGCGGGAATGGTAGCAGCGCTATCAGGAGTGTTCTTTAGTTCACGTCTGGAAGCGAAAGTGAAAATGGCTAAGGCCTCGCTGGTCGACAGCTTGCCACATCACTAA
- a CDS encoding energy transducer TonB yields MLRLLISILLGIAVTFGLFVFMAELIANSGRPPEEPSPPVVIDLVVKANEAKPNVRKTPPPPPPPPPTPPKTPPVEPEPVVSDAPSISLTAPVIETGGTSGFSGPAAINRDGDAQPIVRIEPKYPIKAARDGKEGYVIMRFTINELGGVDDIEVIEAQPKRVFDKEAKRALRKWKYKPKVVEGKAMKQFGLTVRLDFSLEK; encoded by the coding sequence ATGTTGCGATTGCTCATATCAATCTTGCTGGGCATCGCCGTTACGTTTGGCCTGTTTGTGTTTATGGCCGAGTTAATTGCAAACAGTGGGCGTCCTCCTGAGGAACCAAGTCCACCAGTAGTTATTGACCTGGTAGTGAAGGCAAATGAGGCCAAGCCAAACGTGCGGAAGACTCCGCCACCGCCACCACCGCCACCGCCAACGCCACCAAAGACTCCACCCGTGGAGCCAGAGCCGGTAGTTAGCGATGCACCAAGCATTAGCTTGACTGCACCAGTGATTGAAACAGGTGGCACCAGCGGGTTTAGTGGTCCAGCAGCAATTAACCGAGATGGTGATGCACAACCAATTGTTCGAATCGAGCCTAAGTATCCAATTAAGGCGGCTCGTGATGGTAAAGAAGGGTATGTAATTATGCGCTTTACTATTAACGAACTCGGTGGTGTTGACGACATTGAAGTGATTGAAGCTCAACCTAAACGTGTATTCGATAAAGAAGCAAAGCGTGCTTTGCGTAAGTGGAAGTACAAACCTAAAGTTGTTGAAGGCAAAGCCATGAAACAATTCGGTTTGACTGTTCGCTTAGACTTTAGCCTCGAGAAATAA
- a CDS encoding HvfA family oxazolone/thioamide-modified RiPP metallophore has protein sequence MKTLNKSTIAAAVGAVAVGTVMMAPAHAETSPFALTDLVSGYQVDQAEGKCGEGKCGGDKAKKEGKCGEGKCGGDKAKKEGKCGEGKCGGDKAKKEGKCGEGKCGGDKAKKEGKCGEGKCGGDKAKKEGKCGEGKCGGAA, from the coding sequence ATGAAAACTTTAAATAAATCTACGATCGCTGCTGCTGTTGGTGCTGTTGCTGTGGGGACCGTTATGATGGCTCCTGCGCATGCAGAGACATCTCCATTTGCTTTAACTGATTTGGTTTCTGGTTATCAAGTTGATCAAGCAGAAGGCAAGTGTGGCGAAGGTAAATGCGGCGGCGACAAAGCTAAGAAAGAAGGCAAGTGTGGCGAAGGCAAATGCGGCGGCGACAAAGCCAAGAAAGAAGGCAAGTGTGGCGAAGGCAAATGCGGCGGCGACAAAGCCAAGAAAGAAGGCAAGTGTGGCGAAGGCAAATGCGGCGGCGACAAAGCTAAGAAAGAAGGCAAGTGTGGCGAAGGAAAATGCGGTGGCGACAAAGCCAAGAAAGAAGGCAAGTGTGGCGAAGGAAAATGCGGTGGCGCAGCATAA
- a CDS encoding TraR/DksA family transcriptional regulator: protein MSQLERFKSRLISERELQLATLQMTLSKEHDAEVRKLACNIFTMEADELDEVISKLELSYVSKFRKTLQAIDASLCQIEIGLYGFCADCEQAIEAELLKRDPTTQRCKRCNSLHHQHDTDNRRVLL, encoded by the coding sequence TTGTCTCAGTTAGAACGTTTTAAATCGCGACTTATCTCTGAACGAGAGTTGCAACTTGCAACCCTACAAATGACGCTGTCTAAAGAACACGATGCTGAAGTTAGAAAACTAGCTTGTAACATCTTTACAATGGAAGCCGACGAATTAGATGAAGTAATTTCTAAACTAGAGCTTAGCTACGTTTCAAAGTTTAGAAAAACACTTCAAGCCATTGATGCTAGCTTGTGCCAAATAGAAATTGGACTCTATGGGTTTTGTGCCGACTGCGAGCAAGCAATCGAAGCTGAACTCCTCAAACGAGATCCCACGACGCAAAGGTGCAAACGTTGTAACAGTTTGCACCATCAGCATGACACCGACAACCGACGCGTTCTACTTTAG
- a CDS encoding TonB-dependent receptor domain-containing protein, whose translation MFASNKLAKAVRFAVISGAAASAMVVAPASFAQDGADVNAERIQVTGSRIKRTDMETPVPVTTISRDDIVQLGALNVADILKTSPVTIAGTDSSNSAFTNSSVGLNTTELRGLGEERTLVLVNGRRFVSGVSPSVGYAVDLNAIPASMVERIDILKSASSAVYGSDAVAGVVNIITRQDFEGVEVNVQAGTSGEGDRDTGSFNIVTGGRWDTGNAWVSLGYDEDDGLKSTDRDFSKKDIAWGLDDEGNEAIVDLFSSYPPQGRVSYTSKTRQATDANGDPAFNEDGTPRMVSVSLNGDGTPFDNRFNRAEYRQLITPLERKYAAAGINLDISPNVSVFTELNYNNAKTTDSTIEPTPLDVVNDVWLKDRNGTGGMDVNSPLLPDTLRDQLMLDGITNLNETTFVRRQLEFGARSTNLERDTIRLATGLDWDIDGNWISSTYVTWGKTDQVQENGGQVNVERAALALDVIEDADGNLICADEHARLQGCVPLNYFGEGTVSDAAVDYIQVPAKVSGQVEQTVVATGIAGDLPFELSGGLVAVAAGIEWREEKGSFNPGDLAQTGASSTNKSEPTDGRFDTTDIYGEVAMPILDNLSVDLAARYSDHSIVGGNVTWNAGVEYTPIDSLKIRASAATAIRTPNISELFGGRGETFAGVTDPCSGLKAGDTGQVAVNCLSIPEVADRVAREGVFELTQAELQGTGGFIGGNEEVQEETSDSWSVGFIWQAMDNLAFTVDYWDYSIEDAILTTPRTTVLDRCFALSSADFSQNCNGNAIRDAQGALIEVNSGTSNENNLDTSGIDFEANHSIDIGPGTLSTQAIWTYTREYVETEIESGSSIDYVGEVLNPRHRANLNLAYTMDNISVAWRARYWDHSVDSVSGDNVNFYTGEILAEGKGNELGSVTYHDLSGGYYFDNGIELNAGVRNLFDKQPNVLPQGTSNGSTGINTASEAYDVTGRYFYAGVTAKF comes from the coding sequence ATGTTTGCTAGCAACAAACTCGCTAAAGCGGTGCGTTTTGCCGTAATTTCAGGGGCTGCGGCTTCTGCAATGGTAGTCGCTCCAGCTTCATTCGCTCAAGATGGAGCAGATGTTAACGCTGAACGTATTCAGGTAACAGGCTCTCGAATTAAACGTACTGACATGGAAACGCCAGTTCCTGTCACTACGATTTCTCGAGACGATATTGTACAACTCGGTGCTTTAAATGTTGCCGATATCTTAAAAACATCTCCAGTGACTATCGCGGGTACTGATAGTTCTAACTCAGCTTTCACTAACTCCTCAGTAGGTTTGAATACAACTGAACTGCGCGGATTGGGTGAAGAGCGTACATTGGTACTTGTTAATGGACGCCGCTTCGTATCTGGTGTTTCTCCTTCTGTGGGTTATGCGGTTGACTTAAACGCTATTCCTGCATCAATGGTAGAACGTATCGATATCCTTAAAAGTGCCTCTTCGGCAGTCTATGGTTCAGATGCCGTTGCCGGTGTTGTGAACATTATCACTCGACAAGATTTCGAAGGCGTTGAAGTGAATGTGCAAGCCGGTACATCTGGCGAAGGTGACCGAGATACAGGTTCTTTCAACATCGTTACTGGTGGCCGTTGGGATACAGGTAATGCCTGGGTGTCTTTGGGGTACGATGAAGATGATGGATTAAAATCAACTGACCGCGACTTTTCTAAAAAAGATATTGCTTGGGGTCTGGATGACGAAGGTAACGAAGCGATTGTCGATCTTTTCTCTTCATATCCTCCTCAAGGCCGAGTTAGCTACACAAGTAAAACTCGTCAAGCAACCGATGCGAATGGCGATCCAGCGTTCAACGAAGACGGTACACCTAGAATGGTATCTGTTAGTTTGAATGGTGATGGTACTCCATTTGATAATCGATTTAACCGTGCTGAGTATCGCCAATTGATCACGCCTCTCGAGCGTAAATATGCAGCGGCGGGCATTAATTTAGACATCAGCCCAAATGTTAGTGTGTTCACAGAACTCAACTACAACAATGCAAAAACTACAGATTCTACGATTGAACCAACGCCTTTAGACGTTGTGAATGATGTTTGGCTGAAAGACCGTAATGGTACCGGTGGCATGGACGTGAACTCTCCGTTACTCCCCGATACACTGCGTGACCAGCTTATGCTAGATGGCATTACCAACTTAAATGAAACAACGTTTGTTCGTCGTCAGTTAGAATTCGGAGCTCGTTCAACTAATTTAGAACGCGATACGATTCGTTTAGCGACTGGTTTAGATTGGGATATCGACGGCAACTGGATTTCATCTACTTACGTGACTTGGGGTAAGACTGACCAAGTTCAAGAGAATGGCGGCCAAGTCAACGTCGAACGTGCAGCTCTTGCTTTAGATGTGATTGAAGATGCTGATGGTAATTTAATCTGTGCTGATGAGCACGCTCGCCTTCAAGGTTGTGTGCCTCTTAACTACTTCGGTGAAGGTACGGTTTCAGATGCTGCAGTTGACTATATTCAAGTTCCAGCAAAAGTATCTGGCCAAGTTGAACAAACAGTCGTAGCAACGGGTATTGCCGGTGACTTGCCGTTTGAGTTGTCTGGTGGTTTAGTTGCTGTCGCTGCGGGTATTGAGTGGCGCGAAGAGAAGGGTAGCTTCAACCCAGGTGACTTAGCTCAGACAGGTGCTTCTTCGACGAACAAATCTGAACCAACAGATGGCCGTTTTGATACCACCGATATTTACGGTGAAGTAGCAATGCCAATTCTCGACAATTTGAGTGTTGATTTGGCTGCACGCTATTCTGATCACAGCATCGTTGGCGGTAACGTGACTTGGAATGCGGGCGTAGAATACACGCCAATTGACTCGTTGAAAATCCGTGCTTCTGCTGCAACAGCCATTCGAACTCCAAATATCTCTGAGTTGTTTGGTGGACGTGGAGAGACTTTTGCTGGCGTCACAGATCCTTGTAGTGGTCTGAAAGCTGGCGATACAGGTCAAGTCGCTGTCAACTGTTTGTCTATTCCAGAAGTTGCTGATCGTGTTGCACGTGAAGGTGTTTTCGAATTAACTCAAGCTGAACTTCAAGGCACTGGTGGTTTCATTGGTGGTAATGAAGAAGTTCAAGAAGAAACATCTGATAGCTGGTCTGTAGGTTTTATATGGCAGGCAATGGATAACCTAGCATTTACCGTTGATTACTGGGACTACTCGATTGAAGATGCAATTCTTACAACACCACGTACAACCGTATTAGACCGTTGTTTCGCTCTTTCAAGTGCTGATTTCTCTCAGAACTGTAACGGCAATGCTATTCGTGACGCGCAAGGCGCTCTCATTGAAGTGAATTCTGGTACATCAAATGAGAACAACTTAGATACTTCAGGTATCGACTTTGAAGCTAATCACAGCATCGATATTGGCCCAGGTACTTTGTCTACGCAAGCAATCTGGACTTATACACGTGAATACGTTGAGACAGAGATTGAATCTGGTTCATCAATTGATTACGTGGGAGAAGTATTGAACCCGCGTCATCGTGCTAACTTGAACCTTGCTTATACAATGGACAATATCTCAGTTGCATGGCGTGCTCGATACTGGGATCACTCTGTAGATTCTGTAAGTGGCGATAATGTTAACTTTTACACCGGTGAGATCTTGGCAGAGGGTAAAGGTAACGAGCTGGGCTCAGTGACGTATCATGATCTAAGTGGTGGTTACTACTTCGACAATGGTATTGAGTTGAATGCTGGTGTTCGTAACCTTTTCGATAAGCAGCCAAACGTCTTACCGCAAGGTACCTCTAACGGTTCTACTGGTATTAACACCGCTTCAGAAGCTTATGACGTAACTGGCCGTTACTTCTATGCTGGCGTAACAGCAAAATTCTAA
- a CDS encoding ExbD/TolR family protein: MARRIKREEEEATIDMTPMLDIVFIMLIFFIVTTSFVKEAGIQVNKPKANNTSKEKSANIFIAIKENGEIHMDRRQVDIERVGANIERMLAEQPTDTVVVQADKEAKHGVVVKVMDQIKEAGIDKISIAAATGG, from the coding sequence ATGGCACGTAGAATCAAACGTGAAGAAGAAGAAGCAACAATTGATATGACACCGATGCTCGACATCGTGTTTATCATGCTGATCTTCTTCATCGTAACCACCTCTTTCGTGAAAGAGGCTGGTATTCAGGTTAATAAACCTAAAGCTAATAACACTAGCAAAGAGAAAAGCGCGAATATCTTTATCGCAATTAAAGAGAATGGCGAGATCCACATGGATCGCCGCCAGGTAGATATTGAGCGTGTCGGAGCTAACATCGAGCGTATGCTTGCTGAACAACCTACTGATACTGTTGTAGTTCAGGCGGATAAAGAAGCGAAGCACGGCGTAGTTGTGAAGGTCATGGACCAGATCAAAGAAGCCGGAATCGATAAGATCTCCATTGCCGCTGCTACAGGGGGCTAA
- a CDS encoding DUF3450 domain-containing protein, which translates to MSKLIKRSLVATALAGAMAMSGTVMSDPLTDVQKASASINTDAAKSQAKIDNVVDQTQVLLDEYRTTLDEIENQEIYNDHVSRLVADQEDSISSLQTQIDGIENTKRGVVPLMYQMIDVLEQFVALDIPINMDERLKRIAKLREVMSQSNVTTSEQYRLVLEAYMVENEYGTKIRAYTGELEYEGTNITVDFFHLGRIAFVAQSLDLKNVWAWDNKDRKWVKLDDEFIRPITTAIRMARKQAPFDLVKLPIQAAENVQ; encoded by the coding sequence ATGTCCAAATTGATCAAGAGAAGCCTGGTAGCAACTGCCCTTGCAGGCGCCATGGCTATGTCAGGCACGGTCATGTCTGACCCTCTTACCGACGTGCAAAAAGCTAGCGCTTCTATTAATACTGACGCAGCTAAGTCACAGGCTAAGATTGATAATGTGGTAGATCAGACTCAAGTTTTACTTGACGAATATCGCACTACGCTCGATGAAATCGAGAATCAAGAAATTTATAACGATCACGTATCTCGTCTCGTTGCAGACCAAGAAGATTCAATTTCTTCTCTGCAAACTCAGATCGATGGTATTGAAAACACCAAACGCGGTGTTGTGCCATTGATGTATCAAATGATTGATGTACTGGAGCAATTTGTTGCATTGGATATTCCAATCAACATGGACGAGCGTCTAAAGCGTATTGCAAAACTACGCGAAGTGATGAGTCAGTCTAATGTAACGACTTCAGAGCAATATCGTTTGGTGCTCGAAGCGTACATGGTTGAAAATGAGTACGGTACGAAAATCCGCGCATACACTGGTGAATTAGAGTACGAAGGAACAAACATCACTGTTGATTTCTTCCACCTCGGCCGTATCGCATTTGTTGCTCAGTCTCTCGACCTCAAAAATGTTTGGGCTTGGGATAACAAAGACCGCAAATGGGTGAAGCTGGATGATGAGTTCATTCGTCCAATTACCACTGCTATTCGTATGGCTCGTAAACAAGCGCCATTCGATCTGGTTAAATTGCCAATTCAAGCTGCGGAGAACGTACAATGA
- a CDS encoding tetratricopeptide repeat protein, whose protein sequence is MKRQKILLTGILCACVTLSSQFVASAAFAAEPTAAPKTVDQALAVKYKGHKTKVASPKVGKKVIEAFDLYSEDKPKEAIQVLKDINTKKDFDKAYVDRLIGSILAGEDGQVKEAMKYLKSAVALNVLNPKEQAEGIRIVGDLQMQEKQYKDAIASYKSWMDYTSFQDKTIYVRMAQANYEIGKYAAMIPLADKAIQLSDKPDKNPYILKLSSYYERKQYKNSVKVLEELVRLFPEDEKWWAQLGMFYMLIDDYDKALATMSLAYKKNLFTKESQFKALAQLYYNNSVPYKAAKIVEKHIAKGDLKSDDKMVTLMANAYRSAKEFDKAAKYYGEAARLKNDGELYRKQASMYLMLEQYNSAIKAAKNALKVGLKKKGSANMMIAEAHLYQKNLKDAHKYAVRAAKDPTTRKMAEGWSGYIATKAQQKGIAL, encoded by the coding sequence ATGAAACGTCAAAAAATATTATTGACCGGTATTTTATGTGCCTGCGTAACCTTGTCATCTCAATTCGTAGCTTCAGCGGCTTTTGCTGCTGAGCCTACGGCCGCTCCAAAAACTGTCGACCAAGCTTTGGCCGTGAAGTATAAAGGTCATAAGACCAAAGTTGCTTCACCTAAAGTCGGTAAAAAAGTAATTGAAGCGTTTGATCTCTATTCTGAAGATAAACCTAAAGAAGCCATTCAGGTTCTGAAGGATATCAACACGAAGAAAGATTTTGATAAGGCTTATGTCGACCGTTTGATTGGTAGTATTCTTGCTGGTGAAGATGGCCAAGTTAAAGAAGCAATGAAATATCTTAAGTCTGCTGTGGCGCTCAATGTATTGAACCCAAAAGAGCAGGCAGAAGGTATTCGCATTGTTGGCGACCTTCAAATGCAAGAAAAGCAGTATAAAGATGCGATTGCTTCATACAAATCATGGATGGATTACACGTCTTTTCAAGACAAAACTATCTATGTTCGTATGGCGCAAGCGAATTATGAAATTGGCAAATATGCCGCAATGATTCCGCTTGCTGATAAAGCGATTCAATTGTCTGATAAACCAGACAAAAACCCATACATTTTGAAATTGTCTTCTTACTACGAGCGTAAGCAATACAAGAATTCTGTAAAGGTTCTTGAAGAGTTGGTTCGTTTGTTCCCTGAAGACGAAAAATGGTGGGCGCAACTTGGCATGTTCTACATGTTGATTGACGACTATGACAAAGCGTTGGCAACGATGAGCTTAGCGTACAAGAAAAACTTGTTCACTAAGGAAAGTCAGTTCAAAGCTTTAGCTCAGTTGTACTACAACAATAGCGTGCCATACAAAGCTGCAAAAATTGTCGAGAAACATATTGCGAAGGGCGATCTGAAAAGTGACGATAAAATGGTTACTTTGATGGCAAACGCTTATCGCAGTGCCAAAGAGTTCGACAAAGCTGCCAAGTATTATGGTGAAGCCGCACGTCTTAAAAATGATGGCGAGCTATATCGCAAGCAGGCGAGCATGTATTTAATGCTGGAGCAATATAACTCCGCAATTAAAGCTGCTAAAAATGCACTGAAAGTCGGTTTGAAAAAGAAGGGTTCAGCAAACATGATGATTGCTGAAGCTCACCTTTATCAAAAGAACTTGAAAGATGCGCATAAATACGCAGTTCGCGCGGCTAAAGATCCAACAACTCGCAAAATGGCGGAAGGTTGGTCTGGTTACATTGCGACCAAAGCACAGCAAAAAGGCATTGCTCTTTAA
- a CDS encoding DUF885 domain-containing protein yields the protein MLLRSLLACSALLIIGCQPSSESSEKPSLECSQDAFKTLLDHHFEQYLSLHPLFATAAGHDAYDDKFGDGISDSWLKQRNELNTESLSRAQNMDSSCLSASEQAAYQDFIRSRQLDLVSETFPERFLPINQFYSPVNTLIQYASGESAQRFDTLWAYQNFQGRSSEFSQWVDLAIERMKEGIESEVVLPRVLSQRIVDQLDGVLNTPMEQSILMNPKHNASKTLQGADIAKAAQIHQRSIEVWVWPALERLNQFLKSEYMQNSRASDGYWGLPNGRLWYKHYVNSYVDDQRSLEQIHQLGISEVARIHEEMKKVGKALQLSTDLPILFRQLTTDPTYYYETPEALVAGYEDLKSTIDPVLPQYFASIPEQPYEVRRVEPYREANEAGASYQSAPPSSGRPGIFYINAYNLRAQPKWGMVTLSLHEAAPGHHFQIAQQLSLPMISEYLRYSSNTAFDEGWALYAEYLGIEMGLLDEPLDYFGKLSDELLRAMRLVVDTGLHDKGWTREQAIQYMQDNSPLAPSDVVAEVERYMAIPGQAVSYKLGEQTILELRRYAETELGDQFVLSEFHQQVLKNGSMSMPVLTTSVKNWVDSQVGLK from the coding sequence ATGTTGTTACGTTCTCTACTTGCTTGCTCAGCACTTCTTATCATTGGGTGTCAACCGTCTTCAGAATCATCCGAAAAGCCTTCGTTGGAGTGTTCTCAAGACGCATTTAAAACGCTGTTAGATCATCACTTCGAGCAATACCTTTCGTTACATCCTTTGTTTGCAACTGCTGCAGGGCACGACGCATATGATGATAAATTTGGTGACGGGATTTCTGACAGTTGGCTCAAGCAGAGAAATGAGTTGAACACTGAATCGTTGTCGCGAGCTCAGAACATGGACTCATCATGTTTATCAGCATCTGAGCAAGCAGCCTATCAAGATTTTATTCGCAGCCGACAATTGGATTTGGTGAGTGAAACTTTTCCAGAGCGTTTCTTGCCAATCAATCAATTTTATAGCCCAGTGAACACTCTGATTCAATATGCCAGTGGTGAATCAGCGCAACGGTTTGATACGTTGTGGGCGTATCAAAATTTCCAAGGCCGATCCTCAGAATTTTCACAGTGGGTAGACTTGGCAATCGAACGAATGAAAGAGGGGATCGAAAGCGAGGTGGTTTTGCCGAGAGTACTCTCTCAGCGAATCGTCGATCAGTTAGATGGTGTTCTTAATACACCGATGGAACAATCGATACTGATGAACCCCAAGCACAACGCATCGAAGACATTGCAAGGCGCAGACATAGCAAAAGCAGCGCAAATTCATCAGCGTAGTATCGAAGTGTGGGTGTGGCCAGCTTTAGAGCGCTTAAATCAGTTTTTGAAAAGCGAATACATGCAAAATTCTAGGGCGTCAGATGGCTATTGGGGGCTTCCCAATGGGCGTCTATGGTACAAGCATTATGTAAACTCATATGTGGATGATCAACGTTCGCTAGAACAAATTCATCAGTTGGGTATCAGCGAAGTTGCACGCATACATGAAGAAATGAAAAAAGTAGGGAAGGCGCTTCAGCTCTCGACTGACTTACCGATCTTGTTCCGCCAGCTCACGACCGATCCAACGTATTATTATGAGACACCTGAAGCTTTGGTAGCCGGCTACGAAGATCTGAAATCAACAATTGACCCAGTTTTACCTCAGTATTTTGCATCGATTCCAGAACAACCTTATGAAGTCCGTCGTGTGGAACCTTACCGCGAGGCCAATGAAGCTGGGGCAAGTTATCAATCTGCGCCGCCCAGCAGCGGAAGGCCAGGAATTTTTTACATTAATGCGTATAATCTCCGCGCACAACCCAAGTGGGGAATGGTGACTTTATCACTTCATGAGGCAGCACCGGGACACCACTTTCAAATTGCGCAACAGTTGAGTCTGCCGATGATTTCTGAATATCTTCGGTATTCGAGCAATACCGCTTTTGACGAAGGTTGGGCCTTGTACGCAGAGTATCTTGGAATTGAAATGGGGCTGCTCGATGAGCCTCTTGACTATTTTGGCAAACTCAGTGATGAATTGCTCAGAGCAATGCGTTTGGTGGTTGATACAGGGCTACATGATAAAGGCTGGACAAGAGAGCAAGCCATTCAATACATGCAAGACAATTCACCACTCGCACCCTCGGATGTTGTTGCAGAGGTTGAACGTTATATGGCAATACCAGGGCAGGCTGTGAGTTACAAGCTCGGTGAGCAAACCATACTTGAACTGCGACGTTATGCTGAGACAGAGCTCGGAGATCAGTTTGTGTTGTCCGAGTTCCATCAACAAGTGCTCAAGAATGGCTCAATGAGTATGCCGGTATTAACCACGTCAGTGAAAAACTGGGTCGATTCTCAGGTGGGTCTAAAGTAG